A window of Gemmatimonadota bacterium genomic DNA:
CTTCTCCCCAGCGTAAGAGTCGCTCGGCACTCGTACGGACGGCCATTCGTGGCTTTGCCGAGCAACAACGCCGCCGCAAGACCGAGGCGGACGAAGACCGCATACTCCGCTCCAATCGGAAACGTCTGGCCAGAGAAGCCAAGGTGCTGGTCGCCGAACAAGCCCTGCCATGAAGCGTGGTGAGGTATACCGGACACGTGAGCGAGTGCCAGAGCGAGGCGGAAAACCTGGCTTTTACGTCGTAGTTTCTCGGCCATTTATCGCCGGCCATGGGGACGTGTCTACGGTTATCTGTGCTCCCGTATACAGCGAAGTCCTGGGACTCACGACCGAAGTCGTCATTGGTCCTGAAGACGGGGTGGCCCATACCAGTGCGATCCGC
This region includes:
- a CDS encoding type II toxin-antitoxin system PemK/MazF family toxin, whose amino-acid sequence is MKRGEVYRTRERVPERGGKPGFYVVVSRPFIAGHGDVSTVICAPVYSEVLGLTTEVVIGPEDGVAHTSAIRCDFLTLMFKAKLTHFVGTLSAPEIA